In the Deltaproteobacteria bacterium genome, GATATTGCCGTTAAATGTTGGAAGGACCTCGCTTGCATGCTCTACGGCGGATGCGTTGAGGTCGATCCCGAATGGGATGGCTCCAGGGACTTGATTGACGATTTTCGCCAGAAGCGCTCCGTTTCCGCAGCCCAAATCCAATATGGATCCGCCAGCGTTGCCGAGCGTCGCGATCGCCAACTTCACAATGGGGTCATGGGCGCGATCCATTGCAAAACGAGTAGCGAAACCGTTATCGCGGTTATACCACTCCGGAAGAATGGTTGCTGACGGCTGCCGTATCGATTCCCGATTATCGAGTCGACGGGGAGCGGATGCTTTCCTCTGCTTTTTCGGGGGACTCGAATAAGGGAACCGGAGTCCTTGGGCACCCTCACGAGGAAACGAGCGCCCCTTCCAGCGAACAGTATGGATTGCACCCGTTGAGTCGGTTGTTGTAGAAACCTTGACGACGGGGGTTAATATTTCGGCAACTCCATGCAATGCGGACCACTCCACTGGCCAGTTCAATATTTCTTCTATCCAGTCCATCTCTTCACCACAGCCTATTTTGCGCCCTAAGGCCAACATGTCTTTGCCTGTGCGAATGCTATCAGGACAATCGAATTTGCAGGGCAGGTGCGGGACAGCGCGGACGCCAATCCAGCGCCACAGAATATTCGCGAAAGGGGGACCGTCCATGCTGATTTCGACGGAAGTCACATCCCGTTCAACTGCCTTGGTGTTAGTTGCCATCGCCCAAGTGGTGTCAACACAGGAATGATCCACCCAGACACGCCGAAAGAAAGACCGGCAGCAGGCAGGATAGCCGAGCAGCGCACCGATAGCGTCATCGTCCCGATTGTCCCAGGCGCGCCCAAGCTCGCGGAGGTCTTCCGGAATTGCGACTCCAAGGCGGATTCTTGGGGTGTTGCCTTGCCGGGTTGGAGGAGGAGTAGCTGAATAAGTACAGGAAGCTTGACCTTCCAGGGCAAGCGGTAGTATGGCCAGGCGGTGCTCGCTCCAGCGACGACATTCTTTCACGCATGCATCCAAGGAAAGTGAAGTGATAAACGCGCGCCGAATCCCGGCGGCAACGGACTGCCAACAAACTTCGTTCCATGCATCCGAAATTCGCTGGAGGCGCGGGCTCCAAATCCGATTCGCCTCGCCGCTTACCCACGCTGTGCGCGTGAAATCGGGTAGAACAAAATTGATGCGATCTATGATTCGCATGCGGCTCGCAGTCGCTTCAGCTCGTTCTGGATATCTCCTAGCAGTGAGCTCGGCGAATTCCTGTCTTTCTTGTTCGAATCCTGTTTCCCAAGAATTGCAGCCATCGTGACCTGTTTCCCTCGCGCCCACGATTCAATATGTGCCCTCTCAAGCGCAGTACGCTCCAAGGAAGCGGATAACGGTTTTTTCCCTGTGCGAATCAACTCGCGTTCAAGCACTTTGTATACGCCCTTCCATACCTCGCAGTGTTCAGTCCGATTGCGCCAGTCTCCGCCAATGGCGGTTCCAGGACAGTTTCCTTTGCACATGAGAAAAAAACGGCAACCGCTGCATCCGCCGTTCTCCTGGGGTGTATGAAAGAGGGCCAGGTATCTTTCATAACCAACGCAGGGAGCTTTTACGAAGTCGATCCCATCCTTATTGGTGCGCCCACAGTTGCTGCGCTGGCCCTGGCCTTCGACACCGCGCACTGCAGATGTCGTGTAGGGATCGCAACCTGCCCAGATGCAAGTGACCTTGTCGTCCTGGCCCATTAGCATACGTCGCATATCATTAAAAATATCGAAACGGAGACACCGCAAGGTCCGCTCTACTTCCAATAATTTCAGCAGGACTTGCGTGTTTTCATCCTCGGTTAGGCCGTACAGACTGCGAATTTCCGGGTTCTCGCTCTCGAGAAGGTGAAGGCGCACGGAACGTACGCCACGAGTCTCGAGATATCGGATCCAATCAATTAACACCGGTAGACGGTCAACTGTTGCGTTGTCTTTGTGCAAGGTAATGATCAGGCTCGGAGGGATTCCTTCGTCGCAGAGGCGTTCAATGGCTTGCTCGGTGAGGGCAGTTGCTTTTCTGGTCTTAGAGAGAGTGCCGTTCCAGCGCACATCGTTGAGCGGCCCTGGACCATCGATGGAAATTCCCACTTGGACACGATATGACTTGAACAGTCGAATGTGCCCGTCTGTGATAAGCACCCCATTCGTCTGTATGCCATTCCTCCTGAATTGAGCCAATCCCCATGCCCACAGATTCTCGAGGTCTTCAAGGGGTACCAATAGCGGTTCCCCGCCGAAAATGCTGAATGCTCCCCCTTCGGCCAGTATTGCTTTCTTCATCAGGTCGATGTCGTATGGTCGAGTCGAGTGGCCCACATCACGCTGCGGATTCTGATAGCAGTACTGACAGCCAATGTTGCAATGGACGCCAAGAGGCCTTACTTCAATTGTCATTCGGGTTTTCCAACGTCAGGTTTGTTCACTTGATTCTCGAGCAACACAATTCGTCGTTCGAGCTTTTTCATTTGATCCGCGACCTCCTGTACAACTCGGCCCATCTCGGCACTTGCCAATCTCATCTGTTGGCCAAACACCTTCGCGAGCTGCTCTTCACCACTTGAGAGATTTCCTTGGAGAGCAGTTACCAGCAGTTCCAAGCGCGTAATTACAGGAAGGAAGTCACGAAGGGGGGGTTGATCAATAACGTCAAAATGACCGCTATCAAGGTGGGAGAAATCGACATGTTGATGATCATGATGGGATAGATCCGAGTGAACGGCATCAAAGTGGACAGGGCCACCACCCTGATCATCATGCGGCATGGCATCGTCGGCGTGGTCGACATCATCATGGACATCATCGTGGACATCAAAATGATCGTGATGATCCTCGTGATCCTGGTGTAAGTCATAGTGATAATCGTTATGAACGTCATCATGGGCTTGGTCGTCGTGTCTTTCGTCATCATGGCCATGATCGCCGTGAACATCACCGAATGAGTCGTCGTGACTGTCAGTATGGTAAGCATCCTGATGCGGATTGTGGTCGTAGTGCCCCCAAGTATGGACATGAGATGGTCCTGGGAAATGGGTGAAGGGATCGATCCAGCGTACGGTGGAATCCGTTTTTTTAGAAACGATACGACCTGGGCGAGAACGATGCTTGTTGTTTTCGCTTGGCATGGCTGGATGTCCCTTCCTTACGGAATTCCGGTCCCGTCCCCGCGGGGCGGCTCCCCAGGCTGACGCGACCCCTGCGGTAGGCGTTGCCTCCTCCCCGTCTGACGTTACGATGCAGGAGACCCCAGCGGACCGGTAGTTGGCAGCCGCGGGCGGGGCTGCTCGGTCGGCGGCAACCTCGCTTCGAACCCCGCGTGTGAACTATGTAACCGCCACTTCTTGCGGTGTCGGCGTCAATTGAATGATGTTCGAGCAAGAAGTGGCGGTCCCAGCGGGGTTCGAACCCGCGTTTTCGCCGTGAGAGGGCGGTGTCCTGGGCCACTAGACGATGGGACCGCGATGGCTGGGGAGCCAGGGTTCGAACCTGGAAACCGTGGGTCAGAGCCACGTGTGATTCCGTCCGTTTCACCACTCCCCAACGGAAAAGACAGGCTACCCGATGGCCGCGCTTTCCGTCAAGCGCCAATCCGGCCGGCGGCGGCCTTCAGGCGACGCACGACCTCTTCCTTCCCGAGGATCTCCATCACGTCGAACAGCCCCGGGGACGCGGTCCCCCCGGTGAGCGCCACCCGGATCGGCTGGTGGACCTTCAGGTTCCCGCCCCTCCGCTCGACGACCCGGCGCAACGCCTCCTCCATCGCCTCGTGCGAGAACGGATCGAGCGCGGAAAAGGCGTCCGCGATCTCGCCCAGAACCGGCGCGATCTCCGGCGCAAGGAACTTCGCTGCCGCCTTCGGATCGGCCGGCTTCTCCCGGAAGTAGTATTCGGACGCCTCCGCCATCTCCTCCAGCGTGCGGGCCCGCTCCTGCAGGGAGCGGACGATGGCCGTGAGGCGCGGGGACGGCGTCGCTCCGATGCCGCGCTTCGCGAGGAAGGGGACGAGCAGCGCCGCGATCCGGCCGGGGTCGGACGCCTTGATGTAATGGGCGTTCACGCTCTGCAGCTTGTCGAGGTTGAACTTCGACGGCGACCGTCCGACGTGCTCGAGGGAGAAGTGGCGGATCATCTCCTCCTCGGAGAAGATCTCCTGGTCGCCGTGTCCCCACCCGAGGCGGACGAGGTAGTTCACCATCGCTTCCGGCAGGTACCCCTTCTCCCGGTACGCCGTGACCGACACGTCGTCCTGCCGCTTCGACAGCTTTCCCCCCTCCATGCCGTGGATCAGCGGGAAGTGGCCGAACGACGGCAGCGGGTAGCCGAGCGCCTCGTAGAGGAGGAGCTGCTTCGGCGTGTTGTTCAGGTGGTCGTCCCCGCGCAGCACGTGGGTGATCCCCATCGACGCGTCGTCCACCACGACCACGAAGTTGTACGTCGGCGACCCGTCGGTTCGCAGGAGCACCAGGTCGTCCAGCTCGGAGTTTTCGTACGCCACGTCGCCGCGCAGCAGGTCGTGCACCACGGTCCGGCCCGCATCGGGCGCCCGGAACCGCACGACGTGCGGCTTCCCGGCGACCGCCTCCGGCGACAGGGCGCGGCACCGGCCGTCGTAGCGCGGCTTCTCCTTCCGCGAAGCCATCTCCTCGCGGCGCGCGTCGAGCTCCTCCTTCGTGCAGACGCACCGGTACGCCTTCCCCTCCGCGAGGAGGCGGTCCGCCTCCTTCCGGTAGAGACCCACCCGCTCCATCTGGAAGTGCGGCCCCTCGTCCCAGGTGATCCCCAGCCAGGTCATTCCGTCGAGGATCGCCCGGACCGCCTCGGGCGTGGACCGCTCCTGGTCGGTGTCCTCGATCCGGAGGATGAACCTCCCGCCCGCGTTCCGCGCGAAGAGCCGGTTGAACAGGGCGGTGCGGGCGCCCCCGATGTGGAGGAACCCGGTCGGGCTGGGCGCGAAGCGCGTCACCACTTGCGGCATCTGCGTTGCCTCGTTTCCGAAAGGGGGATCCGGGGGCGGCGGGGAAGGGCGTCTTCAGGCGAAGGCGAGGCCCGCGTAGCCGACCACCTGGTCGAAATCCCGGCTGACCTCGCCGGAAGTCGCGTATTTTACCAGACGCGCCGAAGTCGCGCCAAGCGCCTTCGCGGCGAAAAGGACCACCGTGGCGGGGATCACCCCGCACATCGATATCCTCTCGGAGCGGACCGTCCGGTAGAGCCCCTCGGGATCGAGCGAGAGCATCCGGTCGATCGCCATCCGGTCCTTCTTCCGCGCCACGGCTTCCGGTACATAGTGCGACATGTCGGAGCTTGCCACCAGGAGAGGCCGGTCGTCCATTCCTTCGACCGCCTTCGCCGCCGCTTCGCCCAGGTCCCGGCACTCCTCGAGGGTGAGGCGGCCGAGCGCCACCGGGACGAAGCGGAATTCCGGCCGGAACCGGCGGAGGAACGGGAGCTGCACCTCGAGCGAGTGCTCCCGGGCGTGGGCCAGGGCGTCCTCCCGGAGCATCGGCGCCCCTTTTTTCAGGCGGTCGGCCAGCTCCCCGTCCACGGCGACGTCGCCCCAGGGCATCCTCCACGATCCGCGGGAGATGATCGCGGCCTCTTCACCGAGCCCGGTGTGGTTCGGGCCGAAAATGACGGAAACCGCCGGAATCCGGATGGAGGAGTACACCTCCCCGGCGACTCCCCCGGAGTAGACGTACCCGGCGTGGGGGGAAACGATCCCGATCACGGGCGTCTTTCCCTCGATATCCCGGGTAAGCTCCCCGACCGCCTTCGAAAGCCCGGAAGGCGTACCTGGATAAAACTGACCGGCCACCGCGGCCATCCGATTCATGTCCCCATGATACACCGGGAGGGGAATATTCGGCGATTGACAGGGAACGCCGCGTTGCCTATAGTGTTTCCTTTAATTTAAGGGAAATTCCCACTTTGTACATCCGTGTGTCCGAAATACCCGGGGGCGGTCTCGACGTTTTCGCATCCCGGGGAAGGGCGTGGATCCCCCGCGTTATCGAAGGGATGGATCCGTCTCCCTTGAATTCGTGCCGGGTCGTCGACGCCGACCTCGTCCTGACCGTGGACGCCGGCGACATCCTGGCCGACGGGTCGTTCTCGGCCGAGGGAGAGGCTCCGTGCGACCGGTGCACCGAGCCGGTCGCGGTCCGGTTCGGGAAGACGTTCAACATCCTGTTGACGCCGAGGAACCGCGGCCCCGCCGGTTCGGGGCCGATCGAACTGCGGGAAGAGGACCTCGACGTCGGGTATTACGACGGCACGGGGGTGGAGGTCGGCGACATCTTCTGGGAGCAGGTGGCCCTGGAGATCCCCGTGAAGGTCGTCTGCTCCGAGGATTGCCGCGGGGTGTGCCCGGCCTGCGGGGCGAACCGGAACCGGGAGGCTTGCTCCTGCGGGGCGCAGGATTCGCCGGGCCCGTTCGACGTGTTGAAGAACCTGAAAGGGAAAAAGGAGTAGACCATGCCGAATCCGAAACGACGCGGATCCAAATGCCGCAGGGACAAGCGGCGCACCCACAAGAAACTCTCCCAGCCGGCCGTGAGCACCTGCCCCCAGTGCAAGTCGATCAAGCGGCCCCATGCCGTCTGTCCGACGTGCGGGACCTACAAGGGCCGGGAAGTCATAGCGAAAACCGAAGCCTGACACCCGCTTCCCTCCGATGAAAATCGCCGTGGATGCCATGGGGGGGGACCACGCCCCGCGCGAGGTCGTCCGCGGCGCCGTCCTGGCCGCCCGGGAATACTCCCTCTCCCTGATCCTGGTGGGCCAGGAGGACCGGATCCGCCAGGAGCTGGCGGGGATCGACTCCTCCGGCGCCGCGATCGAGGTGGTCCACGCCTCCGAGGTCGTGGAGATGTGCGACGTCCCCGGCAAGGCGCTCCGGAAGAAGAAGGACTCGTCGATCCGCGTGGGCCTTTCGCTGGTCTCCGCCGGGAAGGCGTCCTCCTTCGTGAGCGCGGGGAACTCGGGCGCCGTGATGGCGGGCGGGCTCCTCATCCTCCGGCGCATCCGCGGGGTCGACCGGCCCGCGATCGGCGCGACCATCCCGACACCGCACGGCCCCATCGTCCTGATCGACGCGGGGGCGAACGTCGACTGCAAGCCGGCGCACCTGCTCCAGTTCGGGCACATGGGCGAGGCGTACTCCCGGAAGATCCTGGGGATCGCCGGCCCCCGGGTGGCCGTCGTGAGCATCGGGGAAGAGGACTCCAAGGGGACCGATCTCACGCGGGACACCTGCGACCTGTTCCGGAAGACCGGACTCCGGTTCGTGGGGAACCTGGAGGGGCGCGACTTCTTCTGCGGCAAGGCGGACGTCTTCGTCTGCGACGGGTTCGTCGGGAACGTGGCGCTGAAGACGATGGAGGGGATGGTCCAGGCGCTGGGTACGTTCTTGAAATCGGAAATCAGGAAGTCGACGATGGCCCAGGTGGGCGCGCTGCTGGCCGAGCGAGCGCTGCGGACGGTCCGGAGCCGGATGGACTACGCGGAGTACGGCGGCGCTCCGCTCCTCGGGGTGCGCGGCGGGGTCGTCATCTGCCACGGGTCGTCCGACGAACGGGCGATCAAGAACGCGATCCGGGCCGCCGGGTCCCTCGCCCGGGCGGGGGTCGGGGACGAGATCGCGCGCTCGATCGCGTCGCGCGGGCACGCCCCGGCGACTCCGGCCGCGCAACCGTAACCGGAAAGGGGAGGAAGACGTGGGATCGAAGATCATCGGTCTGGGGATGCACGCCCCGCCGAAGCGGCTGACCAACACCGACCTGGAAAAGATGGTCGAAACGAACGACAGCTGGATCACGGAGCGCACGGGCGTCAAGTCCCGGCGGATCGCGGAGCTGGGCGCCGCGAACTCCGACATCGCGCTCGAGGCCTCCCGGAAGGCGCTGGCGGACGCGGGGGTCAAGGCGGACGACATCGACCTGATCGTCGTCGGCACCTGCACGCCGGACATGCCGCTGCCGTCGACCGCGTGCTTCCTCCAGATGAAGCTGGGCGCCCGGAACGCCTTCGCCCTCGACCTGAACGCGGCGTGCTCCGGATTCCTCTACGCGCTTTCGGTGGCCGACTCCCTGATCCGGGCCGGACGAGGGAAGAAGGCGCTCGTCCTCGGCTCCGAGATCCTCTCCTCGATCACCGACTACACGGACCGCGCCACCTGCATCCTCTTCGGGGACGGCAGCGGGGCGGTGGTCCTCTCCGAGTGCCCGGACGGGGAGGGGGTCCTGTCGTGCCACCTCCACTCCGACGGGAACCTTTGGGAGCTGATCCACTGTCCCGGCGGCGGCACCGTCCACCCGCTGACCCCCGACCTCATCTCGCGGCGGATGATCTACATCCGCATGATGGGGAACGAGACGTTCAAGCACGCCGTCACCAAGCTGGGCGAAGTGTCGTTGAAGGCGCTTTCGCACAACGGCTACCGGGTGGACGACGTCGCGCTCTTCATCCCCCACCAGGCGAACCTGCGGATCATCACCGCGGTCGGAAAACGGATCGGCATCCCGCCCGAGCGCGTATTCGTCAACCTCGAGAAGTACGGGAACACCTCCGCCGCCTCGGTCCCGATCGCGCTCGCGGAGGCGAAGGCGCAAGGCAGGATCCGTCCCGGCGACCTCGTCCTTCTGGCGGCGTTCGGCGCGGGGCTCACGTGGGGCTCCGCCCTGGTGAGGATGTAGGAAGCGCCATGGGAATCGCGCTGCTCTTCCCGGGCCAGGCGTCGCAGTTTCCGGGGATGGGGAAGGATCTTCACGACGCGTACGCCGCCGCGCGGGAGGTGTTTCTGGAGGCGTCCGACGCGTTGTCGCTGGACGTCGCCGCCCTGTGCTTCCGCGGCACGGAGGAGGAGCTCCGCCGGACGGAGAACACGCAGCCCGCCATCTTCACGGTGAGCGTCGCCGCGTTCCGGGCGCTTTCGGCCGAGACCGGCATCCGCCCGCTGTGCGCGGCCGGGCATTCCCTCGGGGAGTACTCCGCGCTGGTGGCGGCCGGCGCGCTGCCGCTCCGCGAGGCGGTTCGCGCTCTCCGGTCCAGAGGCAGGTACATGCAGGACGCGGTCCCGGCGGGGGAAGGGGCGATGGCGGCGATCATCGGGCTCCCCCCGGAAAAGGTGGAGGAGGCGTGCCGCGCGGGGTCCGCCCTCGGCGTGGTCTCCGCGGCGAACTTCAACGGGGGGGACCAGATCGTCATCTCGGGCGGCGGGAAGGCGGTGGCCGCCGCGTGCGAGGCGGCGAAAGCCGCCGGGGCGAAGCGCGCGCTCCCGCTGCCGGTGAGCGCGCCGTTCCACTGCGCCCTGATGGAACCCGCGGCCGGCCGCCTGGCCCCGGAGCTGCGCGCGATCCCGCAGGGGACGTTCCGCTTTCCGGTCGTCGCGAACGTGACGGCGGCGCCGTATGCCGAGGGCGATCCGGTGGCGGAGACGCTCGTCCGGCAGATCACGGCGCCCGTGCGGTGGGAGGAGTCGGTCCGCGCGATGCTCGGAATGGGTGCGACCGCGTTCCTCGAGGTGGGGCCGGGGAAAGTGCTGTCGGGGCTGGTCCGGAGGATCGCGAAGGACGCCGCGGCGGCGGCGTTCTGCGGCCCGGCCGACCTCGGCGCGGCGCGCGCCATCGCCGGGTGAACTTTTCCCTTGATGGGGTCGCGAGGTTGAGGGTATGAATTTCGGGATGGGGGGTGGCGCGATGCGTCTGTCGGGGAAGGTGGCGCTGGTCACGGGTTCCGCACGCGGGATCGGCCGGTCGATCGCGGAGCTGTTCAGCGCCGAGGGGGCGACCGTCGTGGTGAACGACGTCGGGAGCGACGCCGGAGCCCGCGAAACGCTTTCGGCGCTTACGGCGGCCGGCGGCAAAGGATCCGTGGAGATGTTCGACGTCTCCGACGCGGCGCAGGTGGACGCCGGGGTGAAGAACATCCTCGAGGCGCACGGCCGGATCGACGTGCTGGTGAACAACGCGGGGATCACGAAGGACAACCTGCTGCTGCGGCTGTCCGAGGACGATTTCGACGCGGTCCTGCGGGTCAACCTGAAGGGGACGTACCTGCTGACCCGGACGGTCACCCGGCACATGATGAAGCAGCGCAGCGGCCGGGTCATCAACCTCAGCTCGGTGGTCGGCATGATGGGGAACGCCGGGCAGTCCAACTACGCGGCGGCGAAGGCCGGGATCATCGGGTTCACGAAGGCGACCGCCCGGGAGCTGGCGTCCCGGAACATCACGGTGAACGCGATCGCGCCGGGATTCATCCGTACCGCGATGACGGCGGCACTTCCCGAGGCGGTGCAGAAGGCGTTCATGGCGCAGATCCCGCTCGGCCGGTTCGCCGAGCCGCGGGAAGTCGCGGAACTGGCGCTCTTTCTCGCGTCCGACGCGTCGTCCTACATCACCGGGCAGGTCGTCGGCATCAACGGCGGGATGTACATGTGAGAGTACAATATACGGAAAGGGAGGGACGAACATGTCGGTAGACAAGCGGGTCCGGGAAATCGTGGCGGAGCAGCTCGAGCGGGACGTGAACGAGGTCACCAACGAGGCGTCGTTCATCGACGACCTGGGCGCGGATTCCCTGGACATCGTCGAGCTGGTCATGAAGATGGAAGAGGAGTTCGGCATCGAGATCCCCGACGAGGAAGCCGAGAAGATCAAGACGGTCAACGACGTCGTCCAGTACATCACCGCCCACAAGAAGTAGGGGGCCGACGGAGCGGGATCCGCGACGGCGGCGGGCGGAAGGAGCGATATGCGCAGAGTGGTCGTAACGGGACTGGGGGCGGTGACCCCGCTGGGGATCGGCGTCGCTCCCACTTGGGAGGCCGCGCTGGCCGGGAAATCCGGCATCGGACGGATCACCCGGTTCGACGCGAAGGATTTCTCCACCACCATCGCCGCGGAGGTGAAGGGATTCCAGCCCGAGGATTTCATCGACCGGAAGGAAATCAAGCGGATGGACCCGTTCATCCATTACGCCATGGCCGCGGCCCACATGGCGATGGAGGACGCGGGTCTCGTCATCGACCCGGCGCTGGCGCCGAAGGCCGGCGTCTACCTGGGAAGCGGGCTCGGGGGGCTCTCCTCCCTCGAGCGGTACCACAAAGCGTACCTGCTGGAGGGGGGGCCCCGGAAGATCAGCCCGTTCTTCATCCCCATGCTCATCTCGAATCTCGCGCCCGGCCACATCGCGATGCGGTACGGCGCCAAGGGGCCCAACATCACCACGACGACGGCGTGCGCGGCGTCGAGCCACGCCATCGGAGAGGGGATGCACGCCGTCCGCAGCGGAATCTGCGACGTGGTGATCGCCGGCGGCGCCGAGGCCACCATCACCCCGCTCGGGCTGGGGGGGTTCTGCTCGATGAAGGCGCTCTCCGACCGGAACGACGACCCGGAGACCGCGTCCCGGCCGTTCGACAAGGACCGCGACGGCTTCGTGATGGGAGAGGGGTCGGCGATCCTCGTCCTCGAGGAGCTTGCGCACGCCCGGAACCGCGGCGCGAAGATCTACGCGGAGGTCCGGGGATACGGAGCGTCGGCCGACGCGCACCACGTGACCGCTCCCGCGCCCGGAGGGGAGGGCGCCGTCCGCGCGATGGCGGCCGCGCTCGCGGACGGCGGGGTTCCGGCGGACGCGGTGGACTACATCAACGCGCACGGGACGTCCACCCCCTACAACGACCTGTACGAGACGATGGCGATCCGCACCGTCTTCGGTGCGCGGGCGAAGGAGATCCCCGTCAGCTCCACGAAGTCGATGACGGGGCACCTCCTCGGGGCGGCCGGCGCGATCGAGGGGATGTTCTGCTCGCTCGCGATCCGCGACGGCGTCATCCCGCCGACGATGAACTACAAGACGCCGGATCCCGAGTGCGACCTCGATTACGTCCCCAACGCGGCGCGCCGGCAGCCGGTCCGTTTCGCGCTGTCCAATTCGTTCGGGTTCGGAGGAACGAACTCGGTGCTCCTCTTCGGCCGGTTCGAGGAGTAGCCCGTTGGCATTCCCTCCCCGCCGCGTCGTCGTCGCCTCGGACCACGCCGGAGTGGAGATGAAGCGTCGCCTGCGGGAGGCGCTCGCGGAGGCGGGGATCGACGCGGAAGACCTCGGAACGGGGTCGGGCGCCTCGGTCGACTACCCGGACTTCGCGACGGCGGTCGCCAAGCGCGTGTCCGCCGGGACGGCCGACGCGGGGGTCCTGGTGTGCGGCACCGGCCTCGGCATGTCCATCACCGCGAACCGGTTCCCCGGAGTCCGCGCGGCGCTGCTCTACGACGACACCGCGGCCCGGTTCGCCCGCCTCCACAACGACGCCAACGTCGCCGTGTTCGGCGCCCGGACGATGGCCGCGGAGGACGCCGTACGGCGGCTCCGGCTGTTCCTGTCGGAACCGTTCGAGGGGGGGCGCCACGAGGGACGCCTGGAGAAGATCCGGGGGATCGAGAACACCATCGCCGCCGGCCCGGGCCCCGGGACGGCCGGACAAGGAGAGCCGCGCATGTCCTTCCTCAAGCAGACCGACCCGGAGATCTACGAGGTCATCCGCAGGGAGACGGAACGCCAGGCGTACCGCCTGGAACTCATCGCCTCCGAGAATTTCGTGAGCGAGGCGGTCCTCGAGGCCACGGGGTCGGTCCTGACGAACAAGTACGCCGAGGGGTATCCCGGGAAACGGTATTACGGCGGGTGCGAATTCGTGGACCAGGCCGAGTCGCTGGCCATCGAGCGCGCGAAGAGGATCTTCGGGGCCGACCACGTGAACGTCCAGCCCCATTCCGGCTCCCAGGCGAACATGGCGGTCTACATGTCCCTGATGAGCCCCGGCGACACGATGCTCGGAATGAACCTCTCGCACGGGGGACATCTGACCCACGGAAGCGGGGTCAACTTCTCGGGGAAGCTGTACAACGTGATCCCCTACGGCGTTCGCGAGGACACGGAGACCATCGACTTCGACCAGGTTCGGGACCTGGCGCTCAAGCACCGTCCGAAGCTGATCGTCGTCGGGGCGTCCGCCTACCCCCGGAGGATCGACTTCGCGGCGTTCCGGAAGATCGCCGACGAGGCCGGCTGCATGGTGATGGCCGACATCGCCCACATCGCCGGGATGGTCGCGGTCGGCCTGCACCCGAGCCCCGTTCCCCACTGCGAGTTCGTGACCACGACGACCCACAAGACGCTCCGTGGCCCCCGCGCCGGGATGATCCTGTGCCGGGAGGACATGGCGAAGAAGCTCAATTCCGCCATCTTCCCCGGGATCCAGGGCGGCCCGCTGATGCACGTGATCGCGGCGAAGGCGGTGGCGCTCAAGGAGGCGATGGCGCCGGAGTTCAAGGAGTACCAGGCGCAGATCCTGCGAAACGCGGAGGCGATGGCGCGCACGCTGGTGAAACGCGGCCACAAGCTGGTGTCCGGAGGGACCGACAACCACCTGATGCTCGTGAACCTGAAGGACACGCCGCTGACCGGCAAGGAGGGGGAGGAGGCGCTGGAGCGGGTCGGGATCACCGTGAACAAGAACACGGTTCCCTTCGAGACGCGCAGCCCCTTCGTCACCAGCGGCGTCCGGATCGGCACGCCCGCGCTCACCACCCGCGGGATGAAGGAGCCGGAGATGGAGCGGATCGGGAACTGGATCGCGGATGTTCTGGCGGCCCCGGCGGACGCCGCCGTGCAGAAGCGGGTGTCGGCGGAAGTCCGCGATCTGTGCGGCTCCTTCCCGCTCTACGCCTCGCGCCTCGTCGGGGCGTAGTGCATCGGGGGGGGAAGGTGAAGGCGGGAACGCGCGCCCGGCCCGACTGGGACACCTATTTCATGGACATGGCGAAGCTCGCCGCCCGGAGGTCGTCCTGCCTTCGGCGCGCGGTTGGCGCGGTCCTGGTGAAGGACCGG is a window encoding:
- a CDS encoding class I SAM-dependent methyltransferase; translation: MATNTKAVERDVTSVEISMDGPPFANILWRWIGVRAVPHLPCKFDCPDSIRTGKDMLALGRKIGCGEEMDWIEEILNWPVEWSALHGVAEILTPVVKVSTTTDSTGAIHTVRWKGRSFPREGAQGLRFPYSSPPKKQRKASAPRRLDNRESIRQPSATILPEWYNRDNGFATRFAMDRAHDPIVKLAIATLGNAGGSILDLGCGNGALLAKIVNQVPGAIPFGIDLNASAVEHASEVLPTFNGNISVGNLFDADRWAADRRYELVILMVGRLREAPPDSAKLVVDALIRCASNTLVYVYSGWSPESLSTIVARAGLRLAQPSGKNCGLLDLN
- a CDS encoding radical SAM protein, yielding MTIEVRPLGVHCNIGCQYCYQNPQRDVGHSTRPYDIDLMKKAILAEGGAFSIFGGEPLLVPLEDLENLWAWGLAQFRRNGIQTNGVLITDGHIRLFKSYRVQVGISIDGPGPLNDVRWNGTLSKTRKATALTEQAIERLCDEGIPPSLIITLHKDNATVDRLPVLIDWIRYLETRGVRSVRLHLLESENPEIRSLYGLTEDENTQVLLKLLEVERTLRCLRFDIFNDMRRMLMGQDDKVTCIWAGCDPYTTSAVRGVEGQGQRSNCGRTNKDGIDFVKAPCVGYERYLALFHTPQENGGCSGCRFFLMCKGNCPGTAIGGDWRNRTEHCEVWKGVYKVLERELIRTGKKPLSASLERTALERAHIESWARGKQVTMAAILGKQDSNKKDRNSPSSLLGDIQNELKRLRAACES
- the gltX gene encoding glutamate--tRNA ligase codes for the protein MPQVVTRFAPSPTGFLHIGGARTALFNRLFARNAGGRFILRIEDTDQERSTPEAVRAILDGMTWLGITWDEGPHFQMERVGLYRKEADRLLAEGKAYRCVCTKEELDARREEMASRKEKPRYDGRCRALSPEAVAGKPHVVRFRAPDAGRTVVHDLLRGDVAYENSELDDLVLLRTDGSPTYNFVVVVDDASMGITHVLRGDDHLNNTPKQLLLYEALGYPLPSFGHFPLIHGMEGGKLSKRQDDVSVTAYREKGYLPEAMVNYLVRLGWGHGDQEIFSEEEMIRHFSLEHVGRSPSKFNLDKLQSVNAHYIKASDPGRIAALLVPFLAKRGIGATPSPRLTAIVRSLQERARTLEEMAEASEYYFREKPADPKAAAKFLAPEIAPVLGEIADAFSALDPFSHEAMEEALRRVVERRGGNLKVHQPIRVALTGGTASPGLFDVMEILGKEEVVRRLKAAAGRIGA
- the amrB gene encoding AmmeMemoRadiSam system protein B produces the protein MNRMAAVAGQFYPGTPSGLSKAVGELTRDIEGKTPVIGIVSPHAGYVYSGGVAGEVYSSIRIPAVSVIFGPNHTGLGEEAAIISRGSWRMPWGDVAVDGELADRLKKGAPMLREDALAHAREHSLEVQLPFLRRFRPEFRFVPVALGRLTLEECRDLGEAAAKAVEGMDDRPLLVASSDMSHYVPEAVARKKDRMAIDRMLSLDPEGLYRTVRSERISMCGVIPATVVLFAAKALGATSARLVKYATSGEVSRDFDQVVGYAGLAFA
- a CDS encoding DUF177 domain-containing protein, which encodes MDPSPLNSCRVVDADLVLTVDAGDILADGSFSAEGEAPCDRCTEPVAVRFGKTFNILLTPRNRGPAGSGPIELREEDLDVGYYDGTGVEVGDIFWEQVALEIPVKVVCSEDCRGVCPACGANRNREACSCGAQDSPGPFDVLKNLKGKKE
- the rpmF gene encoding 50S ribosomal protein L32, giving the protein MPNPKRRGSKCRRDKRRTHKKLSQPAVSTCPQCKSIKRPHAVCPTCGTYKGREVIAKTEA